DNA sequence from the Deltaproteobacteria bacterium genome:
GTGCTCGGGCACGAGAACTGCTCTTGCCGCTGGTCTTGTTTCCCTTGATGATTCCGGTAATCCTCGCCACCATCCGCTGCATGGAAACGGTGATGACTACCGGTGCCATCGACGATGCCATGCCTTGGATGCGCTTGCTGATCGGCTTCGATGTTATTTTTCTAACCATTGGAATTTTGATCTTCGACTGGGTCATCGAAAGTTAATCATGACGGATTCCACTCAACTGGTAAAAAAGCGTAAAGGCATTCTCGGTGGCTTGGCGCTGGTCGTCATCGTCATCGGCCTCTACTGGGGTTTGGTCATCGCCCCGCCCGACGCCGATCAAGGCGACCTCCAACGCATCATGTATCTGCACATTCCGACCATCATCGCTGCCTACACCGCGATTTTTTTAGTCTTCATCGGCAGCGCGCTCTACTTGTGGAAAAAGGAAAAGCGCGATGACGTTCTCGCCCACGCATCGGCCGAGATCGCGGTATTGTTGATCGCGTTGGTGATTGTCGAAGGATCTATTTGGGCTAGACCGACCTGGGGCGTTTGGTGGACCTGGGATGCGCGCTTGACGACCACGGCTATTTTACTTCTGATATTTGTCGGCTACCTATTGCTGCGCTCGTCAATCGAGGACGAGACGCGCGCCGCGTCTGCTGCAGCCGTGTTAGGAATTATCGGTGCTCTCGACGTCCCACTGATTCATATGTCGGTTTATTGGTGGCGCACACTGCATCAACCGCCGTCGATTTTTCGTCCCGATAAACTTCCCTCGGAAAATATCCCTTGGCCATTCCTGCTCCCCTTAATGGTTAATATGGCGGCATTCTTACTGCTGTTTTTTTATTTGTTGTCACTGCGCTACCGCGTCGGTGAGATGCGCCAAAAGATCAAGGCGTTGCGCCTAGAGGGAAATGTCTAGTGGGCGCCTGGGGATATATATCACTGGCCTACGGAATCGTTTGGGGCGTCATCGGCGTGTATTGGGTTTTGTTGAAGCGCCGCTATCGCGCCGCTGAAACCGAGCTCAACCGGTTAAAGTCATCGGAGGCGGCCGTTCACAATGACTAAAGGTAAACGCTTTCTCATCGGCGGCGCGGTGATCCTCGCCGCCCTCGGTTATATCATCTACGGCGGCATGCAGCAGGCTCTGGTCTATTTCAAAATGCCTTCCGAACTGCGCGCCGAAGAAAGTTCGATGAAAGGGAAATTCGTGCGCATGGGCGGCATGGTGGTCAAGGGTTCCATGGAAAAGGATTTGCAAAAACTCACTTACAAATTTCAACTAACCGATGGCAGCGCCAACTTTCCGGTGTATTTTAAGGGCGTGCCGCCGGATATGTTTACCGAGGGCAAAGGCGCCGTGGTCGAAGGCCGGGTCGGCGACGATGGAGTTTTTCAAGCGAGCCTGATCATGGCCAAACATGCCGAGGACTATAATCCCCTAGCCAGCGGCAAGTCGCCCAACCAGAGTTTCGTGCCCGCCAAGGAAGCTGGATCCAAGTGACCGCCGCCATCGGCCATACCTCGATCCTGCTGGCCTTTGTCGCGGCACTGGTAGGCGTCGCCAGCCCGCTGATCGCATCGCGCTATGAACCCGAGCGTTTTCGGCTCGCTGCGCGCTATTCGATTTTCAGTCAATTCGCCCTGGTCACCATCGCAGCGCTGGCGCTGATCTATGGTCTAGTTAACACCGACTTTTCGATCAAATACGTGGCCTTCAATACCACGCGGGCGACGCCGATTTACTATCGCGTCACCGGTCTGTGGGGCGCATTGGAAGGCTCGCTCTTGCTCTGGGAATGGATTCTGATCATTTTCGCCGGCATCGTCGCCTGGACCTATCGCAACCGCCACCATGAGATGATGCCCTGGGTGGTGATGATTTTTTCCATCGTCTCGCTGTTTTTTCTTGGCGTCATCGGCTTTTTGTCCAATCCCTTTGAAACCGTTTCGCCGATTCCGCTCGACGGCCGCGGCCTCAATCCACTGCTCGAAGACGCCAACATGATGACCCACCCGCCGCTGCTCTATACCGGCTTCGTCGGTCTCACCGTGCCCTTCGCCTTCGCCATGGCGGCGTTGATCGTCGGCAAACTCGATGAGGCGTGGGTCGTCAGCACGCGGCGCTGGACCATCGTCGCCTGGTTTTTCCTCACCGCGGGAAATCTGGTCGGCGCCTGGTGGTCCTACCACGTCCTCGGCTGGGGCGGCTATTGGGCCTGGGACCCAGTGGAGAACGCCGCGTTAATGCCTTGGTTTCCGGCGACGGCTTTCTTGCATTCGATTCAAGTGCAGGAACGGCGCCGCATGCTCAAAGTATGGAATCTATCCCTGATCATCATCGCCTTCAGCCTGACTATCTTCGGCACCTTTCTCACCCGCTCGGGCATCATCTCGTCGATTCACGCGTTTTCGTCGGGACCGGTGGGCGCTTTTTTCCTGGGCTTTCTCGCTTTCATCTTGCTCGGTTCTTTTGGCCTGCTCGCCTATCGCGCCGATCTTTTGAAACAACAACCCGAGCTCGACTCCATGGTCAGCCGCGAGTCGGCGTTCTTGCTCAACAACATCGTGTTGGTATCGGCGCTGTTTACGATTTTTCTCGGCACCATTTTTCCGCTCCTTTCCGAAGCGGTCGCCGGCCAGCAAATCAGCGTCGGCGCGCCCTACTTCAATAC
Encoded proteins:
- a CDS encoding cytochrome C assembly protein codes for the protein MTDSTQLVKKRKGILGGLALVVIVIGLYWGLVIAPPDADQGDLQRIMYLHIPTIIAAYTAIFLVFIGSALYLWKKEKRDDVLAHASAEIAVLLIALVIVEGSIWARPTWGVWWTWDARLTTTAILLLIFVGYLLLRSSIEDETRAASAAAVLGIIGALDVPLIHMSVYWWRTLHQPPSIFRPDKLPSENIPWPFLLPLMVNMAAFLLLFFYLLSLRYRVGEMRQKIKALRLEGNV
- a CDS encoding CcmD family protein, encoding MGAWGYISLAYGIVWGVIGVYWVLLKRRYRAAETELNRLKSSEAAVHND
- a CDS encoding cytochrome c maturation protein CcmE; amino-acid sequence: MTKGKRFLIGGAVILAALGYIIYGGMQQALVYFKMPSELRAEESSMKGKFVRMGGMVVKGSMEKDLQKLTYKFQLTDGSANFPVYFKGVPPDMFTEGKGAVVEGRVGDDGVFQASLIMAKHAEDYNPLASGKSPNQSFVPAKEAGSK
- a CDS encoding heme lyase CcmF/NrfE family subunit, which gives rise to MTAAIGHTSILLAFVAALVGVASPLIASRYEPERFRLAARYSIFSQFALVTIAALALIYGLVNTDFSIKYVAFNTTRATPIYYRVTGLWGALEGSLLLWEWILIIFAGIVAWTYRNRHHEMMPWVVMIFSIVSLFFLGVIGFLSNPFETVSPIPLDGRGLNPLLEDANMMTHPPLLYTGFVGLTVPFAFAMAALIVGKLDEAWVVSTRRWTIVAWFFLTAGNLVGAWWSYHVLGWGGYWAWDPVENAALMPWFPATAFLHSIQVQERRRMLKVWNLSLIIIAFSLTIFGTFLTRSGIISSIHAFSSGPVGAFFLGFLAFILLGSFGLLAYRADLLKQQPELDSMVSRESAFLLNNIVLVSALFTIFLGTIFPLLSEAVAGQQISVGAPYFNTVTVPLFLCLVFLMGVGPMIAWRRASMDNLKRNFLWPATTAIVFATFLFVWKVKDFLPLLGFTLLAFVVLTMTFDTALALRARKRIAGEGVLRGLITLTRRNQRRYGGFTVHLGVVLIMMGIAGSMTYSSEKDATLALNESLTLGNYRVQFEGLKGSKQPTHFRVEGSFRLFHNGSDEGVVTPALKFFPTQQSPIGRAVHQSSLSEDIYLILSGFSQVDQNQATLKVLVRPLVIWMWIGGFVIAFGTLICILPFGKPNEQDD